The proteins below come from a single Vitreimonas flagellata genomic window:
- the proC gene encoding pyrroline-5-carboxylate reductase: MSGLEAPSIALVGAGAMGGALVRGWIEAVRKGGGLSLTVVEPNFDAALESELETVGGVVNPSGGGPVDVLVLAVKPQAFVAVAAEAKRFVGENTRILSVMAGVPMEALARELGGQRVIRAMPNMPAKIGRGVTAYVASPACTAQDRELVEQLLEPLGTVEPIAAERLMDVVTAVSGSGPAYVFLLAEVLAAAAETEGLDRETAMRLASATVAGAGALMLETGEAPGALRKQVTSPGGTTEAALDVLGAGDGLGPLLRKAVSAAAQRSRDLGKR; the protein is encoded by the coding sequence GTGAGCGGACTCGAAGCCCCGTCCATTGCCCTTGTTGGCGCAGGCGCCATGGGCGGCGCTTTGGTGCGGGGCTGGATCGAGGCCGTGCGGAAGGGCGGTGGGCTTTCGCTCACCGTCGTGGAGCCAAATTTCGATGCCGCGCTTGAGAGCGAACTCGAAACCGTTGGCGGCGTGGTCAATCCGAGTGGCGGCGGGCCAGTCGATGTGCTGGTGCTGGCGGTCAAGCCGCAGGCGTTCGTGGCGGTGGCGGCTGAAGCCAAGCGCTTTGTGGGCGAGAACACGCGCATCCTCTCCGTTATGGCTGGTGTTCCGATGGAAGCGCTCGCGCGTGAATTGGGCGGCCAGCGCGTCATCCGGGCCATGCCGAACATGCCGGCAAAGATCGGGCGGGGCGTCACCGCTTATGTGGCGTCGCCCGCGTGCACGGCGCAAGACCGCGAACTCGTCGAACAATTGCTGGAACCGTTGGGAACGGTCGAACCCATCGCGGCCGAGCGGTTGATGGATGTCGTCACCGCCGTTTCAGGTTCAGGGCCGGCCTACGTGTTCCTTCTGGCCGAGGTGCTGGCGGCCGCCGCCGAAACAGAAGGTCTCGATCGCGAAACCGCGATGCGGCTCGCGAGCGCTACGGTCGCGGGCGCTGGCGCATTGATGCTGGAAACCGGCGAGGCGCCAGGCGCGCTTCGCAAGCAGGTGACCTCGCCCGGCGGCACCACCGAAGCCGCGCTCGATGTGCTGGGCGCCGGCGACGGCCTTGGTCCGCTGCTGCGCAAAGCGGTGAGCGCCGCGGCGCAAAGGTCGCGGGATCTGGGCAAGCGCTAA
- a CDS encoding sensor histidine kinase — MTERKHKWDPASRRAWISAGAPILALVLVVAVLFFALIANFAQRQDRAFAEDSSHLVESVIRSRGEALARLTLDYAMWDEAYENITLDYNEAWLGENYYSAVADGLVLLRADGSHRYDWQMEGLEDGDVLLAAAIAASRSDFPLPAGDSANSDDLITYSVISQDGRLALLAVAAVSQETAFDRRTRGDTPVDYLAIVDVLDESEIAELGATLNLDDLAFTTGAAPRDHLALPLQTPSERVVGALTWVNEKPGSATFALQFWPIMLGLTFIGVLAAFVARRLVTSHTTITARAESALESSRLRAEFIATMSHELRTPLNAIIGYTELIQDQIGAPHDAVAMRNDTNRILGAAKHLRQLVTDILDHARIDAGRLALNVEAMPVEGLLEEIAEISESLAMAQNNVVSIVDPGKGLEVMADDVRVRQILINLVGNAIKFTKNGDIEISARLEHSGEAIEFVVRDTGIGIAPDELARLFQPFVQANADIQRQFGGTGLGLSISQKLARAMGGAIGATSTPGKGSTFTLTLPRARPEQRQAA, encoded by the coding sequence TTGACAGAGCGTAAACATAAGTGGGACCCCGCGTCGCGACGCGCATGGATCAGCGCCGGGGCGCCGATCCTGGCGCTCGTGCTCGTCGTGGCGGTGCTGTTCTTTGCGCTGATCGCCAATTTCGCGCAGCGCCAAGATCGCGCGTTCGCCGAGGATTCAAGTCACCTCGTTGAAAGCGTCATCCGCAGTCGCGGCGAGGCGCTGGCGCGTCTTACGCTCGATTATGCGATGTGGGACGAGGCGTACGAGAACATCACGCTCGACTACAACGAAGCCTGGCTCGGTGAGAATTATTATAGCGCTGTCGCCGATGGCTTGGTGTTGCTGCGCGCCGACGGCAGCCACCGCTATGACTGGCAGATGGAAGGCTTGGAGGATGGCGACGTCCTCCTCGCCGCAGCGATCGCCGCCAGCCGCTCCGACTTTCCGCTGCCCGCCGGCGACAGCGCCAACAGCGACGATCTCATCACGTATTCGGTGATCAGCCAGGACGGCCGTTTGGCCTTACTCGCTGTCGCAGCCGTGAGCCAGGAAACGGCCTTCGACCGCCGCACCCGCGGCGACACGCCCGTCGATTATCTGGCGATTGTCGATGTGCTCGACGAAAGTGAAATCGCGGAACTGGGCGCGACGCTCAATCTGGACGACCTCGCGTTCACCACCGGTGCTGCGCCCCGCGACCATCTCGCGCTGCCGCTTCAGACGCCCAGCGAACGCGTCGTCGGCGCACTCACTTGGGTGAATGAGAAGCCGGGCAGTGCAACATTCGCACTGCAATTCTGGCCCATCATGCTGGGCCTGACCTTCATCGGCGTGCTCGCGGCCTTTGTCGCGCGTCGCCTCGTTACATCGCACACGACCATCACAGCGCGCGCGGAGTCAGCGCTGGAAAGCAGCCGCCTGCGCGCGGAATTCATCGCCACGATGAGCCACGAGCTGCGCACGCCGCTCAACGCCATCATCGGATACACCGAACTGATCCAGGATCAGATCGGCGCCCCGCACGATGCTGTCGCCATGCGCAACGACACCAATCGCATTCTCGGCGCAGCCAAACATCTACGCCAATTGGTCACCGACATCCTCGACCACGCGCGCATCGACGCCGGTCGCCTCGCGCTCAACGTCGAAGCCATGCCGGTCGAAGGATTGCTCGAGGAGATCGCGGAAATCTCCGAGTCATTGGCGATGGCGCAGAACAATGTGGTGTCGATCGTCGATCCGGGCAAAGGCCTCGAAGTGATGGCCGACGATGTGCGCGTGCGCCAAATCTTGATCAATCTGGTCGGCAACGCGATCAAGTTCACGAAGAACGGCGACATCGAAATCAGCGCACGCCTTGAACATAGCGGCGAGGCGATCGAGTTCGTTGTCCGCGACACTGGCATCGGCATCGCGCCGGACGAATTGGCGCGTCTCTTCCAACCCTTCGTGCAGGCAAACGCCGATATTCAACGACAATTTGGCGGCACCGGGCTTGGGCTTTCGATTTCGCAAAAGCTCGCCCGTGCGATGGGCGGGGCCATTGGCGCGACAAGCACGCCCGGCAAGGGCTCGACCTTCACGCTCACGCTCCCGCGCGCGCGTCCGGAACAACGCCAAGCCGCCTAA
- a CDS encoding ribose-phosphate pyrophosphokinase: MKLISGNANQTLAKAIAEHLDLPLAEAEFRRFKDNEIFVEIKENVRGEDVFIIQSTSYPANDHLMELLIGIDALRRASARRITAVIPYYGYGRQDRKVGGRTPISAKLVANLVTMAGANRVLTLELHAGQIQGFFDIPTDNLFSTPVLEKDIREHCKDTTKLMIVSPDVGGVVRARALANKLGADLAIVDKRREKAGVSEVMHIIGDVEGRDCILIDDIVDSGGTLCNAAEALIEKGATSVSAYITHGVLSNGAAKRVDESKLKEMVVTNSIDSATRVENCKKLRVVSVAALMGDAISRIANEQSVSSLFE, translated from the coding sequence ATGAAACTGATCTCCGGCAACGCCAACCAAACACTGGCGAAAGCCATCGCTGAGCACCTCGACCTACCGCTCGCGGAAGCTGAGTTTCGTCGCTTCAAGGACAATGAGATCTTCGTCGAGATCAAAGAGAACGTCCGCGGCGAGGATGTCTTCATCATCCAATCGACATCGTACCCGGCCAACGACCATTTGATGGAATTGCTGATCGGCATCGATGCGCTGCGTCGCGCCTCGGCCCGGCGCATCACGGCGGTGATCCCCTATTACGGCTATGGCCGGCAGGACCGCAAAGTTGGCGGTCGCACGCCGATCTCGGCGAAGCTGGTGGCCAACCTCGTGACGATGGCCGGCGCCAATCGCGTGCTGACGCTCGAACTGCACGCCGGCCAAATCCAAGGCTTCTTCGACATCCCGACGGACAACCTCTTCTCCACGCCGGTGCTGGAGAAGGACATCCGAGAGCATTGCAAAGACACGACCAAGCTCATGATCGTCTCGCCGGACGTCGGCGGCGTCGTGCGCGCTCGCGCGCTGGCCAACAAGCTCGGCGCCGATCTCGCCATCGTCGACAAACGTCGAGAGAAAGCAGGCGTCTCCGAAGTTATGCACATTATCGGCGACGTTGAAGGCCGCGACTGCATCCTGATTGACGATATCGTCGATAGCGGCGGCACGCTCTGCAACGCCGCCGAAGCCTTGATCGAAAAAGGCGCGACCTCCGTTTCGGCCTATATCACACACGGCGTGCTCTCGAATGGCGCCGCCAAGCGCGTCGATGAGTCGAAGCTCAAGGAAATGGTCGTCACCAATTCGATCGATTCCGCGACGCGCGTGGAAAATTGCAAAAAGCTCCGCGTGGTTTCGGTGGCTGCTTTGATGGGCGACGCGATCTCACGCATCGCCAACGAACAAAGCGTCAGCTCGCTGTTCGAATAA
- a CDS encoding GNAT family N-acetyltransferase, with product MNLRPATPNDIPALHALVEAGYRGDSAKQGWTHEADLLGGQRTDAAALGEVIGDPDQTILLAEADDGALLGCVLIADEGERDGGRVAYLGMLTVSPTLQNGGLGRQLIAAAESYARTFGAHVMEMTVIKQRRELIDWYVRRGYADTGREEPFPLDDERFGLPKTRDLVFVVLAKPLV from the coding sequence ATGAATTTGCGGCCCGCTACCCCCAACGACATCCCCGCGCTCCACGCTTTGGTGGAGGCCGGCTATCGCGGCGACAGCGCCAAGCAGGGCTGGACGCATGAGGCGGATTTGCTCGGGGGCCAGCGCACCGATGCGGCCGCCCTCGGCGAGGTGATCGGCGATCCGGATCAGACCATTCTGCTGGCTGAAGCCGACGATGGCGCGCTGCTCGGCTGCGTGCTGATTGCGGATGAAGGCGAACGTGACGGGGGCCGCGTTGCGTATCTCGGCATGCTGACGGTTAGCCCCACGCTGCAAAATGGCGGCCTAGGCCGCCAACTCATTGCCGCCGCCGAGAGCTACGCTCGTACGTTCGGCGCACACGTGATGGAAATGACCGTGATCAAGCAACGCCGCGAACTCATCGATTGGTACGTCCGCCGCGGCTACGCCGACACTGGCCGCGAAGAGCCTTTCCCGCTCGACGACGAACGCTTCGGTCTGCCAAAAACACGTGATCTCGTGTTCGTCGTGCTGGCCAAGCCGCTGGTTTAG
- the pgeF gene encoding peptidoglycan editing factor PgeF produces the protein MNEPAAARADALAHVRHGFFGRRGGVSEGIYASLNAGVGSKDDADAVRENRGRIAASFGVEPHMLVGVHQVHSPDAVFIDAPWSRERPHADALVTTNPKLVLSVLTADCGPVLLADKDAGVIAAAHAGWRGAFGGVLASTMKLMIEHGARADRICAAIGPCIQQPSYEVGADFRGTFLSADSANARFFSDEFGPRPHFDLPAFCAHQLALLGVGDVEIIDIDTFRDETYFSHRRSMREAAPDYGRNCAAICLG, from the coding sequence TTGAACGAACCGGCCGCGGCGCGCGCCGATGCGCTCGCGCATGTGCGCCACGGCTTCTTCGGCCGGCGCGGCGGCGTGTCGGAGGGGATTTATGCCAGCCTCAACGCCGGCGTGGGCTCTAAGGACGATGCGGATGCCGTGCGCGAAAACCGTGGCCGCATCGCGGCAAGCTTTGGGGTTGAGCCGCACATGCTTGTCGGCGTGCATCAAGTGCATTCACCAGACGCCGTGTTCATCGATGCGCCGTGGAGCCGCGAACGCCCGCATGCGGATGCGCTGGTCACCACCAATCCCAAGCTCGTCCTTTCTGTGCTCACCGCCGATTGCGGCCCGGTATTGTTGGCCGACAAGGACGCCGGCGTGATCGCCGCCGCACACGCCGGCTGGCGCGGCGCATTTGGGGGCGTGTTGGCGTCCACAATGAAGCTCATGATCGAGCACGGCGCGCGCGCGGACCGCATATGCGCCGCCATCGGCCCCTGCATCCAGCAGCCCTCCTACGAAGTCGGCGCCGATTTTCGCGGCACTTTCCTCAGCGCCGATTCCGCCAACGCGCGCTTCTTCAGCGACGAGTTCGGCCCCAGGCCGCATTTCGATCTGCCCGCGTTTTGCGCACATCAGCTCGCCTTGCTTGGCGTGGGCGACGTTGAGATCATCGATATCGACACCTTCCGCGATGAGACATATTTCAGCCATCGCCGCTCGATGCGCGAAGCCGCACCCGATTACGGGCGCAATTGCGCTGCTATATGCCTAGGCTGA
- a CDS encoding accessory factor UbiK family protein, producing the protein MQTTSSVFDDLARLMTGAMGVAQGASLEAKSFMRAQADRFVAEMDLVSRDEFEAVKQMAADARAEADELRVRIAALEALLKDRAS; encoded by the coding sequence ATGCAAACGACAAGCTCGGTGTTCGATGATCTGGCCCGTTTGATGACGGGGGCCATGGGCGTGGCCCAAGGGGCGAGCCTGGAAGCCAAAAGCTTCATGCGCGCCCAGGCCGATCGCTTCGTTGCCGAAATGGACCTTGTGAGCCGGGACGAGTTCGAGGCGGTAAAGCAGATGGCCGCCGACGCCCGCGCCGAAGCCGACGAATTGCGCGTCCGGATCGCGGCGCTCGAAGCGCTGCTCAAAGACCGGGCGTCATAA
- the lgt gene encoding prolipoprotein diacylglyceryl transferase — protein MILEAIQFPNIDPAAITLPGFELFGTQLGPFPLRWYALAYIVGLVLGWRWMVWLIRRDKLWAPGKPAMSVPQADDFLFWATLGVILGGRLGYVLFYKPDMIWTSPAEILQIWQGGMSFHGGLIGVALAAIWFTRQTHVNEEHFASLARKHAVAEPPAGQRNDYARLGELGWVKKNDVEAAREKSKTDKIDLLRLGDVAAAAAPIGLFFGRIANFINGELWGRVTDGPFGVIFCNERLMAQNGGYCPAGLDPRHPSQLYEAGLEGLALFAIVNIATLKFDSLRRPGLNVGIFLVCYGLFRAILETVREPDAHMPEELRGIVTMGMLLSIPMILAGMWLINRAFKQPKLASA, from the coding sequence GTGATTTTAGAGGCAATCCAATTCCCCAATATCGACCCCGCGGCGATCACCTTGCCCGGTTTCGAGCTGTTCGGAACGCAACTCGGGCCCTTCCCGCTGCGCTGGTACGCGCTCGCCTATATCGTCGGCCTGGTGCTGGGCTGGCGCTGGATGGTTTGGCTCATCCGCCGCGACAAGCTCTGGGCGCCGGGCAAGCCCGCGATGTCCGTGCCGCAAGCCGATGACTTTCTCTTCTGGGCGACGCTCGGCGTCATCCTCGGCGGCCGGCTCGGCTATGTGCTCTTCTACAAACCGGACATGATCTGGACGTCGCCTGCCGAGATCCTGCAAATCTGGCAAGGCGGGATGAGCTTTCACGGCGGCCTAATTGGCGTCGCCCTCGCCGCGATCTGGTTCACCAGGCAAACCCACGTGAACGAAGAGCATTTCGCATCGCTCGCGAGGAAGCACGCCGTTGCCGAACCGCCTGCCGGACAGCGCAATGATTATGCGCGCCTCGGCGAACTCGGCTGGGTGAAGAAAAACGACGTCGAAGCCGCGCGCGAAAAATCGAAGACGGACAAGATCGATCTGCTCCGCCTGGGCGATGTCGCCGCTGCGGCCGCACCGATCGGACTCTTCTTTGGCCGCATCGCCAATTTCATCAATGGCGAGCTCTGGGGCCGTGTCACCGACGGCCCGTTCGGCGTAATCTTCTGCAACGAACGCCTAATGGCGCAAAATGGCGGCTATTGCCCGGCCGGTCTCGATCCGCGTCACCCGAGCCAGCTCTATGAAGCGGGTCTCGAAGGCTTGGCATTGTTCGCGATCGTCAACATCGCCACGCTGAAGTTCGACAGCTTGCGCCGCCCCGGCCTCAACGTCGGCATCTTCCTCGTTTGCTACGGCCTCTTCCGCGCGATCCTGGAAACCGTACGCGAGCCGGATGCGCACATGCCGGAAGAACTGCGCGGCATTGTCACCATGGGCATGCTGCTCTCGATCCCCATGATCCTCGCGGGCATGTGGCTGATCAATCGCGCATTCAAACAACCCAAACTGGCGTCCGCGTGA
- a CDS encoding cupin domain-containing protein has translation MSVLKLGGAASESNPIAADRLIEGAPIETTVLEYERDGKTFVGEWSATIGAWRVRYDEWEFCHMLEGICELTSDESGETTRFGAGESFVIEPGFVGVWRVIAPMKKRFVIRYD, from the coding sequence ATGAGCGTGCTGAAGCTCGGTGGCGCGGCAAGCGAAAGTAATCCGATCGCCGCTGATCGCCTGATTGAAGGCGCGCCGATCGAGACGACGGTGCTTGAGTATGAGCGCGACGGCAAAACTTTCGTGGGTGAATGGAGCGCTACGATAGGTGCGTGGCGTGTGCGCTACGACGAGTGGGAATTCTGCCATATGCTGGAAGGCATATGCGAACTCACATCGGATGAGAGCGGTGAGACGACACGCTTTGGCGCGGGCGAGTCCTTCGTCATTGAGCCGGGCTTCGTTGGTGTTTGGCGTGTGATCGCGCCGATGAAAAAGCGCTTCGTCATTCGCTACGATTGA
- a CDS encoding NADH:flavin oxidoreductase — MSKFCLMANLFEPLTLKSGATLKNRFMLAPLTNLQSGADGVLSDDEYKWLTKRAEGGFGLTMTCAASILPSGLGFPGQLGAHDDKHIPGLTRLAAGLKAHGAHAVVQLQHSGMRAMANVIGHAPLCPSDNAEFKARAMTLDEVYEARDAFIAAAKRSEQAGFDGVELHGAHGYLICQFLSAGINKRTDQYGGSAENRARFLNELVDGVRAVTKPGFSLGVRLSPERFDMDIVEIRDLAQKLLREEKIDYLDMSLWDVFKEPLDERFKGQTLLQVFASLERKNVRLGAAGKIMTGEQCARCLDEGLDYVVIGRGAILHHDYPKRVAADPNFTPVPTPVTADYLRQEALGEVFVNYMRTWKGFVAEDAAA, encoded by the coding sequence ATGTCTAAGTTTTGCCTCATGGCCAATCTCTTCGAACCGCTCACCCTGAAATCCGGCGCCACGCTGAAGAACCGCTTCATGCTCGCGCCGCTCACCAATCTGCAAAGCGGCGCCGACGGCGTTCTGAGTGATGACGAGTATAAGTGGCTCACCAAACGCGCCGAGGGCGGGTTTGGCCTTACCATGACGTGCGCGGCCTCGATCCTGCCGAGCGGCCTGGGCTTTCCCGGCCAATTGGGCGCGCACGACGACAAGCACATCCCGGGGCTCACGCGCTTGGCGGCGGGACTCAAGGCGCATGGCGCGCACGCAGTGGTGCAGCTCCAGCACTCGGGTATGCGGGCGATGGCGAATGTCATCGGCCACGCGCCGCTTTGCCCGTCCGACAACGCGGAATTCAAAGCGCGCGCGATGACGCTCGATGAAGTGTACGAGGCGCGCGACGCGTTCATCGCGGCGGCCAAGCGTTCGGAGCAGGCGGGTTTCGATGGCGTCGAGCTACACGGCGCGCACGGCTATCTGATCTGCCAATTCCTGAGCGCCGGCATTAACAAACGTACCGACCAATATGGCGGCTCGGCCGAAAACCGCGCGCGCTTCCTGAACGAATTGGTGGACGGCGTGCGTGCCGTGACCAAGCCGGGCTTTTCGCTCGGCGTCCGGCTCTCGCCGGAGCGCTTCGATATGGACATCGTCGAGATTCGCGATCTGGCGCAGAAACTGCTGCGCGAAGAGAAGATCGATTACCTCGATATGTCGCTCTGGGACGTCTTCAAGGAGCCACTCGACGAGCGCTTCAAAGGGCAAACGCTGCTGCAAGTGTTCGCGAGCCTGGAGCGCAAGAATGTACGCCTCGGTGCGGCCGGCAAGATCATGACTGGCGAACAATGCGCGCGCTGCTTGGACGAAGGTTTGGATTACGTCGTGATCGGCCGCGGCGCGATCCTGCACCATGACTATCCGAAGCGCGTCGCCGCTGATCCAAACTTCACGCCAGTGCCGACGCCGGTCACGGCAGACTACCTGCGCCAAGAAGCGCTCGGCGAAGTGTTTGTGAATTACATGCGCACGTGGAAGGGCTTCGTCGCCGAGGACGCCGCCGCTTAA
- a CDS encoding M15 family metallopeptidase produces the protein MPFASLTPYREKPIPTPASARGYRALPILFDGPRNSEPLVRAVDYGLAGRNYYASSRNPPYYGAVPGALDDIVMREGVAMKLVAINSKLEKADLELFLFDGWRPQAVQIYFHDVWLPAEIKRRKPGISDADLIAEVETYWSAPTIDANGPSPHATGGAIDLTIRWRNGDQLWMGSLFDDASPLAHTPRFETHVAEFSFSDDEARANRRLLYWLMVEAGFASNPTEWWHFSYGDQMWAQLLGKPEAFYAGAAYAERPTPES, from the coding sequence ATGCCGTTCGCCTCGCTCACGCCGTATCGCGAAAAACCGATCCCGACGCCGGCCAGCGCGCGCGGCTATCGCGCGCTGCCAATTCTGTTCGACGGGCCACGCAATTCCGAGCCACTGGTGCGCGCCGTCGATTACGGCCTTGCTGGACGCAATTACTACGCCTCATCGCGCAATCCGCCCTATTACGGCGCCGTTCCCGGCGCACTCGACGACATCGTCATGCGCGAGGGCGTCGCGATGAAACTTGTCGCCATCAATTCAAAGCTTGAGAAAGCCGATCTCGAACTCTTCCTGTTCGACGGCTGGCGCCCGCAAGCGGTACAAATCTATTTCCATGACGTCTGGCTCCCGGCGGAGATCAAGCGCCGCAAACCAGGCATCAGCGACGCGGATCTTATCGCCGAAGTCGAGACCTATTGGTCCGCGCCGACCATCGACGCCAACGGCCCCTCGCCGCACGCCACGGGCGGCGCCATCGATCTGACGATCCGCTGGCGAAACGGCGATCAACTCTGGATGGGCTCGCTGTTCGACGACGCTTCGCCGCTCGCGCATACGCCGCGCTTCGAGACGCACGTGGCTGAGTTTAGCTTTTCCGACGACGAAGCCCGCGCCAACCGGCGCTTGCTCTATTGGCTCATGGTCGAGGCCGGCTTTGCCTCAAATCCCACTGAATGGTGGCATTTTTCCTATGGCGACCAGATGTGGGCGCAACTCTTGGGCAAGCCGGAAGCGTTCTATGCGGGCGCCGCCTATGCCGAAAGGCCGACGCCTGAGTCGTGA
- a CDS encoding YbjN domain-containing protein, with product MDLYLDDEVVSTGDPLETVEAVIGCDERFSSERAEDGDVHFSFKCSSGETVGYFSMRHELPALLFTLGFDIQAPISRRAEAVRLAGLINENLWLGHFDVWSDDGTIIFRHAMPMIGREEISVGEVQAMLAAAMDAAERFQPAFHFLIMGGMSAEDASAASLFETLGEA from the coding sequence ATGGATCTCTATCTCGACGACGAAGTCGTAAGCACCGGCGATCCGTTGGAAACGGTGGAAGCGGTTATTGGCTGTGACGAGCGCTTCTCTAGCGAGCGCGCTGAGGATGGCGACGTCCACTTCTCCTTCAAATGCTCCTCGGGCGAGACGGTCGGCTATTTCAGCATGCGCCACGAGCTTCCGGCGCTGCTCTTCACCTTGGGCTTCGACATCCAGGCGCCGATCTCGCGCCGGGCTGAAGCGGTGCGGCTCGCTGGCCTGATCAACGAAAACCTCTGGCTCGGCCACTTCGACGTCTGGTCCGACGACGGCACGATCATCTTCCGGCACGCCATGCCGATGATCGGTCGGGAGGAAATTTCGGTCGGCGAAGTGCAGGCCATGCTGGCTGCGGCGATGGATGCGGCCGAGCGTTTCCAACCCGCATTCCATTTCTTGATCATGGGCGGTATGTCCGCCGAAGACGCATCTGCGGCGTCGCTGTTTGAGACTCTAGGAGAAGCGTGA
- a CDS encoding class I SAM-dependent methyltransferase, whose product MSLKEKLIDYIRDNGPMTVAEYMGACLYDPDDGYYATRPAIGGASADFLTAPEASQMFGELIGLWCAHEWDALGKPAFNLIELGPGRGVLMQDALRATQRLPGFREACNIVLIETSAPLRDEQAERIDEPEWALRLEDAPPGPSLIIGNEFLDCMPIRQFVRGEDGWHEKLVGLNEAEQLVFGLSAAIPGPETDDEPGTVREIAPGLESFMYEIERRLHDAPARVLLIDYGYVRPEGADTLQALKNHKKVDPIEAPGEADLTAHVDFARVAMLALNADLQVHGPITQGQFLRNLGIEVRAETLSNANPQHAARLTRELKRLTDADQMGALFKVICLSSPNLPPPAGF is encoded by the coding sequence GTGAGTCTCAAAGAGAAACTGATCGATTATATTCGCGACAACGGCCCGATGACGGTCGCGGAATATATGGGCGCCTGCCTCTACGATCCGGACGACGGCTATTACGCGACGCGCCCCGCCATTGGCGGCGCCAGCGCGGACTTTCTGACGGCGCCGGAAGCGAGCCAAATGTTTGGCGAGCTGATCGGGCTATGGTGCGCGCATGAATGGGACGCGCTAGGCAAACCCGCGTTCAATCTGATCGAGCTCGGCCCCGGTCGCGGCGTGCTCATGCAGGACGCGCTTCGCGCCACGCAGCGACTGCCCGGCTTCCGCGAAGCCTGCAACATCGTACTGATCGAAACCAGCGCGCCCCTGCGCGACGAACAAGCGGAGCGTATCGACGAGCCGGAATGGGCGTTGCGTTTGGAAGATGCGCCACCCGGCCCGTCGCTGATCATCGGCAATGAGTTTCTGGACTGTATGCCAATCCGCCAATTCGTGCGCGGCGAGGATGGCTGGCACGAAAAACTCGTCGGTCTGAACGAAGCGGAGCAACTCGTATTCGGCCTGAGCGCCGCCATCCCGGGTCCCGAGACCGACGACGAGCCTGGTACTGTGCGCGAGATCGCGCCTGGCCTGGAAAGCTTCATGTACGAAATCGAGCGCCGTCTGCACGACGCGCCCGCGCGCGTGCTGCTGATCGATTACGGGTACGTCCGCCCCGAAGGCGCGGACACGCTACAAGCGCTGAAGAACCACAAAAAGGTCGATCCGATCGAAGCGCCGGGCGAAGCCGATCTCACGGCTCACGTCGATTTCGCTCGCGTCGCCATGCTTGCGCTGAACGCTGATCTGCAGGTGCATGGGCCGATCACACAGGGCCAATTTTTGCGCAATCTCGGTATCGAGGTGCGCGCCGAAACTTTGTCGAACGCCAATCCGCAACACGCCGCGCGTCTCACACGTGAGTTGAAGCGCCTCACAGACGCTGATCAAATGGGCGCGTTGTTCAAAGTGATATGCCTGTCCAGCCCCAACCTCCCGCCCCCGGCCGGATTTTGA